The Chryseobacterium glaciei DNA window CATCGAAAATATTTGATTTTACACCCGTATTATTAATGAAACGTTTTTCGATCGCAGGATTCACAAATTCAATAAACTCTTCATCAATTTCACTTAAAAATCTTGAAGGTTCTGCATCGGTAATTTTACCCCATTGAAAACGGGAAACTGCATATGAGAAAAACACTTGTTTTTCAGCTCTCGTTAAGGCAACGTAAAATAAACGTCTTTCCTCTTCCAAATCTTCTCTGGTTGCAGAACTCATAAAGCTCGGGAAAAGGTTTTCTTCCAAACCAACCAAGTGGACAACCGGAAATTCCAGTCCTTTTGAAAGGTGAATGGTCATTAAAGAAACCATTTCATCCTCATTATCTTTATTTTGTGTATCCGCCGAAAGAGCAATATTTTCAAGGAAATTCGGTAAACTTGGGTCTCCATCTTCCAGCTGCATCTGTTCTTCGATAAAGCCCTGCATGGAGTTCATTAATTCCTGAACGTTTTCTACACGGGAAATTCCTTCCGGAGTCTGATCGTCTTTTAAAAATTTAATCAAACCGCTTCGTTTGGCAACTTCCATTGCAACATTGTAGGCTGTTTCCGTTTTTAACAACACTTGAAATGCCTTGATCATCGACCAAAAATCACTCAATTTTGTTAAGACTCCGTTATTAAAACCTAATTGCGGTGCATAAATCGGAAGATTATCTAAAACATTAGACACCGGAATATTTTGAGAATCTGCAAATACTATCAACTTATTCTGAGTCGTTTCTCCGATTCCTCTTGTCGGATAATTAATGATTCTCATCAACGCTTCCGAGTCATTTTCATTCACCAATAATCGAAGATAACCGATCAAATCTTTAACTTCTTTTCTTTGGTAGAAAGACAATCCTCCATACACTTTGTACGGAATATTTTTACGTCTCAGCGCATCTTCAAAGGCACGTGTTTGAGAGTTTGTTCTGTATAAAATAGCGAAATCACTGTATTTCCTTTGATCTCTATTTCTTAATTCCCAGATATTTCCGGCAACGAAATTGGCTTCATCCGCATCGGAAAGCGAACGGTAGACTTTAATTTTATCTCCCAGTTCATTTTCACTGAAAACGTTTTTCTTAAACTGCTGTAAGTTTTTAGCAATCACAACATTGGCCGCATTTACGATCGTTTGTGTTGAACGGTAATTTTGTT harbors:
- a CDS encoding ATP-dependent helicase, yielding MDYLKGLNESQYEAVTTLQGPLMVLAGAGSGKTRVLTMRIAHLITNGVDPFNILALTFTNKAAKEMKERIAKVVGQSNARSLWMGTFHSVFARILRIEGHYLGYPSNFTIYDQQDALNVIRKVIKDMNVDADLYKPKKVQSRISTYKNNLITVKAYFNNPELVEADEKANMKFIGQIYQKYVEQCFKNGAMDFDDLLLKTNELLTRFPEALAKYQDRFRYILVDEYQDTNHSQYLIVKALASKFENICVVGDDAQSIYSFRGANIYNILNFKKDYTDAVTVSLEQNYRSTQTIVNAANVVIAKNLQQFKKNVFSENELGDKIKVYRSLSDADEANFVAGNIWELRNRDQRKYSDFAILYRTNSQTRAFEDALRRKNIPYKVYGGLSFYQRKEVKDLIGYLRLLVNENDSEALMRIINYPTRGIGETTQNKLIVFADSQNIPVSNVLDNLPIYAPQLGFNNGVLTKLSDFWSMIKAFQVLLKTETAYNVAMEVAKRSGLIKFLKDDQTPEGISRVENVQELMNSMQGFIEEQMQLEDGDPSLPNFLENIALSADTQNKDNEDEMVSLMTIHLSKGLEFPVVHLVGLEENLFPSFMSSATREDLEEERRLFYVALTRAEKQVFFSYAVSRFQWGKITDAEPSRFLSEIDEEFIEFVNPAIEKRFINNTGVKSNIFDEHPSEMKSFKRVEKKSIEKAEGSKPIAEPRKLKPVSTAKIINPSGASSQDIVVGDSVRHDRFGIGQVTFLDGTDPQNIKAKVIFMHEGEKNLILKYAKLTKI